In Zingiber officinale cultivar Zhangliang chromosome 1A, Zo_v1.1, whole genome shotgun sequence, a genomic segment contains:
- the LOC122010801 gene encoding probable aspartic proteinase GIP2, producing the protein MASSAAWLFFLCSLLLFSLSSFSSAATSRPHALLLPVTKDAATLEYLTRVRQRTPSVDVTLVVDLGGRFLWVDCDSGFVSSTRRHIPCDSPQCAISNSGMCGDNVCGLLPGNPFIETSTGGSLESDVLSVLSTDGYTSGPLVTASSFLFTCAPTFLLRGLAKGAKGMAGLGRNKVGVPSLLSSAFHLPRKFAICLPSYAGTGAIFFGDGPYKFLGTYNPDVAQYLAYTPLFVNPVSTAGASFGNEKSAEYFIGVRAIRVGEKAVPVDAKLLAIGKDGVGGTKISTVTPYTTLHTSIYKAVVGAFASALAGVPQVPPLAPFGLCFEAAKLGSTRVGPAVPAVNLVLQGEGVNWTMWGANTMVAAGAGGKALCLGFVDGGTKPTTSIVIGGYQLEDNLLQFDLRRSRLGFSSSLLFYQTTCSNFNFTSTSRLL; encoded by the coding sequence ATGGCTTCATCGGCAGCTTGgctcttcttcctctgttctcttctccttttctcgcTTTCATCTTTCTCCAGTGCGGCCACTTCGCGACCTCATGCCCTCCTCCTCCCGGTCACCAAAGACGCCGCCACCCTCGAATACCTGACTCGCGTCCGCCAGCGTACCCCCTCTGTCGACGTCACCCTCGTCGTCGACCTCGGTGGCCGCTTTCTCTGGGTAGACTGCGACTCCGGATTTGTCTCCTCCACTCGCCGTCACATCCCCTGCGACTCCCCTCAGTGCGCCATATCCAACTCCGGCATGTGCGGCGACAACGTCTGCGGCCTCCTCCCCGGTAACCCTTTCATCGAGACTAGCACCGGCGGATCCCTCGAATCCGACGTCCTCTCCGTTCTTTCCACCGACGGGTATACCTCCGGCCCCCTCGTCaccgcctccagcttcctcttcACCTGCGCTCCCACATTCCTGCTTAGGGGACTTGCGAAGGGCGCTAAGGGCATGGCCGGCCTCGGCCGGAACAAGGTCGGCGTGCCTTCTCTGCTCTCCTCTGCCTTCCACCTCCCCCGGAAGTTCGCTATCTGCCTCCCTTCGTACGCTGGGACGGGCGCCATCTTCTTCGGAGATGGACCCTACAAATTCTTAGGCACCTACAACCCCGATGTAGCGCAGTATCTAGCCTACACGCCGCTCTTCGTCAATCCGGTGAGCACCGCCGGCGCCTCCTTCGGAAATGAGAAGTCGGCTGAGTACTTCATTGGCGTCAGGGCGATCCGCGTCGGCGAGAAGGCCGTGCCGGTGGACGCGAAGCTGCTCGCCATCGGCAAGGACGGTGTGGGCGGGACAAAGATCAGCACGGTGACGCCCTACACGACCCTGCATACGTCGATCTACAAGGCGGTGGTGGGAGCCTTCGCGTCGGCGCTGGCGGGGGTTCCGCAGGTGCCGCCGTTGGCGCCGTTCGGGCTCTGCTTCGAGGCAGCGAAGCTGGGGAGCACTAGGGTGGGCCCGGCGGTTCCCGCGGTGAACCTGGTACTGCAGGGCGAGGGAGTGAACTGGACGATGTGGGGGGCGAACACGATGGTGGCGGCGGGCGCCGGCGGGAAGGCGCTGTGCCTGGGATTCGTGGACGGCGGAACGAAGCCAACGACGTCGATCGTCATTGGGGGGTATCAATTAGAGGACAACCTGCTGCAATTCGATCTGCGGAGATCGAGGTTGGGTTTCAGCTCCTCGCTCTTGTTCTATCAGACCACTTGCTCCAACTTCAACTTCACCTCCACCTCCAGGCTGCTCTGA